A single genomic interval of Helianthus annuus cultivar XRQ/B chromosome 6, HanXRQr2.0-SUNRISE, whole genome shotgun sequence harbors:
- the LOC110865070 gene encoding condensin-2 complex subunit H2 yields MTTNDKEATTSDAGGGKFHTVQAHRDLQSNWEVDLANNLQEYLLKICSGEITGGQDDGQLSVNFAEAALLLQGSVQVYSKKVEYLYSLVLHALEFVSQQQSQLHDQPENSTGQEEEQNGSAKVTADESDDSFWCLDDIPVDPKNSLDKSNDNSTTVNAFVKPPANLVVLEGDCLDVSGESGELESYLLATSDLYRDFILLDASDAVAVNKYLGCNVNDTISKSKSGFKGGSNSVGSKSRKSFMSPSNRSGGSRHKLSAGKTQNHDPIQSPFADNHFETNGNDTKSHPPGCDVNMDHDFDMDDGFSQPGPFDDDSDDDDDDPWKPLNPHEPGKLKVKPFKKVKAYRKNWPKPSTKVSITEEFPLAKLHGPISADVHEIWEANNHINEKDQEMKSPPLYEKLRRSLVLGDLENSGVFNDSKDGEDDEFDSGAPDFMADDYDMPNMNEDHFGPEKHVDEATQFEMKDPIEHEDPNSHVNLEDLCRSHLDSLLIAETEKQTALAARVSTWKQRIEKNMDEQDARPPFDIHEYGQRALDKLSLESDVGNSLAFTDVVRGQEKHDVARTFSALLQLVNNGNVELIKGGTPGELVCYTAENPFHVRLLSNKKREVQIKSANKRPKAQLKREKENHGLATGSPSSSQMSVKIGNVVGVRCTPESKRRRRSRMVDPDGLNSAG; encoded by the exons ATGACCACCAACGATAAAGAAGCCACCACTTCCGACGCCGGCGGCGGCAAGTTCCACACCGTACAGGCCCACCGTGATCTGCAATCGAATTGGGAAGTGGATCTTGCCAATAATCTTCAAGAATATTTGCTCAAGATTTGTTCCGGTGAGATTACCGGTGGTCAAGATGATGGTCAACTGTCGGTAAATTTTGCTGAAG CTGCTTTGCTGCTTCAAGGGTCAGTTCAAGTGTATAGTAAGAAggttgagtatttgtattctttGGTGTTACATGCTTTGGAGTTTGTCTCTCAACAACAaag TCAGCTACATGATCAACCAGAGAATTCAACAGGCCAAGAAGAGGAGCAAAATGGCTCGGCTAAGGTTACCGCCGACGAATCAGACGATTCGTTTTGGTGTTTAGATGATATTCCAG TTGATCCGAAAAACTCATTGGATAAGTCAAATGACAACAGTACCACCGTAAACGCCTTTGTAAAACCCCCTGCAAATTTAGTTGTTCTTGAGGGTGATTGCTTAGACGTTAGCGGAGAAAGCGGGGAGTTAGAGTCTTATCTG TTAGcaacaagtgatctctacagggATTTTATTCTCCTAGACGCAAGTGATGCAGTGGCAGTTAATAAATATTTGGGCTGCAATGTTAACGATACAATTAGCAAAAGTAAAAGTGGTTTTAAAGGAGGAAGTAATTCGGTCGGCTCTAAATCCCGCAAGTCATTTATGTCGCCTTCAAATCGTTCCGGTGGTTCCAGGCATAAACTATCTGCTGGAAAGACACAAAACCATGATCCAATTCAATCTCCGTTTGCTGATAACCACTTTGAAACTAATGGCAATGATACAAAGTCACATCCTCCCGGTTGTGATGTTAACATGGACCATGATTTTGACATGGATGATGGGTTTTCACAGCCTGGCCCATTTGATGATGATTccgacgatgatgatgatgatccgtGGAAACCTTTAAATCCGCATGAACCGGGAAAATTGAAAGTCAAACCATTCAAAAAAG TCAAAGCATACAGAAAAAATTGGCCAAAACCGAGCACCAAAGTTTCTATAACAGAAGAATTTCCGCTTGCAAAGCTGCACGGTCCTATAAGTGCAGATGTCCATGAAATATGGGAGGCGAATAACCATATCAACGAAAAAGATCAAGAAATGAAATCTCCCCCTTTATATGAAAAG CTTCGACGATCGCTTGTTCTAGGAGATTTAGAAAACAGTGGTGTGTTTAATGATTCTAAAGATGGCGAAGATGATGAGTTTGATAGCGGGGCCCCTGATTTTATGGCGGATGATTATGACATGCCGAACATGAATGAAGACCATTTTGGCCCGGAAAAG CACGTGGATGAAGCCACTCAGTTTGAGATGAAGGACCCGATTGAGCATGAAGACCCAAATTCTCATGTGAATCTTGAAGATTTGTGTCGGTCTCATCTg GATTCTCTTCTTATTGCCGAGACCGAGAAGCAGACTGCATTGGCAGCTAGAGTTTCAACATGGAAACAGAGAATTGAGAAAAACATGGATGAACAA GATGCACGACCACCGTTTGACATTCATGAATATGGTCAACGGGCTCTAGACAAGCTTTCACTCGAATCAGATGTCGGAAACTCCTTAGCTTTCACAGATGTCGTTAGAGGTCAAGAAAAACATGACGTAGCTCGCACGTTTTCTGCACTTCTACAGCTG GTGAATAATGGAAATGTTGAACTGATTAAAGGCGGGACCCCTGGTGAACTTGTTTGTTATACTGCTGAAAACCCGTTTCACGTTCGTCTTCTTAGCAATAAAAAGAGAGAAGTGCAGATTAAATCGGCGAATAAGAGACCAAAGGCTCAATTGAAAAGAGAAAAAGAGAACCATGGGCTAGCCACTGGTTCGCCATCATCTTCACAGATGTCTGTAAAGATAGGAAATGTCGTTGGAGTTAGGTGCACCCCGGAAAGTAAGAGGAGACGCAGGTCAAGAATGGTTGACCCTGATGGCTTGAATTCTGCAGGGTGA